Proteins encoded by one window of Pseudonocardia sp. HH130629-09:
- the lpdA gene encoding dihydrolipoyl dehydrogenase: MPHFDVVVLGAGPGGYVAAIRAAQLGRSVAVIEEKYWGGVCLNVGCIPSKALLRNAEIAHIVTREQKTFGLSGEVSLDFGAAFDRSRSVADGRVKGVHFLMKKNKITEFDGFGRFTKPGEIEVELSKGGNETVTYDDVIIAAGSTVKLLPGTELSERVVTYEEQILTRELPESVIIAGAGAIGVEFAFVLTNYGVDVTIVEYLDRLLPLEDADVSKELAKAYKKLGVTVRTSTKVESINDDGKGVTVSVSSAKGSEELRADKVVQAIGFAPRVDGYGLDKLGVNLTERGAIEIDDYMRTSVEHVYAIGDVTAKLMLAHVAEAQGIVAAETLAGAETQELNYKMMPRATFCNPQVASFGYTEAEARQLADEKGWKVNTATFPFTANGKAHGLAEPAGFVKLIADDTYGELLGGHIIGAEATELLPELTLAQKWDLTVHEMARNVHAHPTLSECLQEAIHGLAGHMINF, encoded by the coding sequence ATGCCTCATTTCGACGTCGTCGTACTCGGAGCCGGACCCGGTGGATACGTGGCGGCCATCCGTGCCGCCCAGCTCGGCCGCAGTGTGGCGGTGATCGAGGAGAAGTACTGGGGCGGTGTCTGTCTCAACGTGGGCTGCATCCCGTCCAAGGCGCTGCTGCGCAACGCCGAGATCGCCCACATCGTCACCAGGGAGCAGAAGACCTTCGGCCTGTCCGGTGAGGTGTCGCTCGACTTCGGCGCCGCCTTCGACCGCAGCCGTTCGGTCGCGGACGGGCGCGTCAAGGGCGTGCACTTCCTGATGAAGAAGAACAAGATCACCGAGTTCGACGGGTTCGGCCGGTTCACCAAGCCGGGGGAGATCGAGGTCGAGCTGTCGAAGGGCGGCAACGAGACCGTCACCTACGACGACGTGATCATCGCGGCGGGCTCCACGGTCAAGCTGCTGCCGGGCACCGAGCTGTCCGAGCGGGTCGTCACCTACGAGGAGCAGATCCTCACCCGTGAGCTGCCGGAGAGCGTGATCATCGCCGGCGCCGGTGCGATCGGCGTCGAGTTCGCGTTCGTGCTGACCAACTACGGCGTCGACGTCACCATCGTGGAGTACCTGGACCGGCTGCTCCCGCTCGAGGACGCGGACGTGTCCAAGGAGCTGGCCAAGGCGTACAAGAAGCTCGGCGTCACGGTGCGGACCTCCACCAAGGTCGAGTCCATCAACGACGACGGCAAGGGCGTCACCGTCTCGGTCTCCTCCGCCAAGGGCAGCGAGGAGCTGCGCGCGGACAAGGTCGTGCAGGCCATCGGCTTCGCGCCCCGGGTCGACGGCTACGGCCTGGACAAGCTCGGCGTGAACCTCACCGAGCGCGGCGCGATCGAGATCGACGACTACATGCGCACCAGCGTGGAGCACGTCTACGCGATCGGTGACGTCACCGCGAAGCTCATGCTGGCCCACGTCGCCGAGGCGCAGGGCATCGTCGCCGCCGAGACCCTGGCGGGCGCCGAGACCCAGGAGCTGAACTACAAGATGATGCCGCGCGCGACCTTCTGCAACCCGCAGGTCGCGTCGTTCGGCTACACCGAGGCCGAGGCCCGGCAGCTGGCCGACGAGAAGGGCTGGAAGGTCAACACCGCAACCTTCCCGTTCACCGCGAACGGCAAGGCGCACGGCCTGGCCGAGCCGGCAGGCTTCGTGAAGCTGATCGCCGACGACACCTACGGCGAGCTGCTCGGCGGGCACATCATCGGCGCCGAGGCGACCGAGCTGCTGCCCGAGCTGACCCTGGCCCAGAAGTGGGACCTGACCGTCCACGAGATGGCGCGCAACGTGCATGCGCACCCGACCCTGTCGGAGTGCCTGCAGGAGGCGATCCACGGCCTGGCCGGCCACATGATCAACTTCTGA
- a CDS encoding NUDIX hydrolase: MTDPARERLTVFDAEGTPTGVAERGEVYARSLWHATTAVLLRSADGTRAYVHRRTDTKLVMAGMWDCLAGGVLDEGETPDAGAARELGEELGVTGVPLEKLAVVPFDAAALGVDTGPGTGPDGLRAHVHVYRAFSDGPVTHQPSEVAEGGWWTLAELVARVGTPDRPWVPDGLYVTRLLLADLVR; the protein is encoded by the coding sequence GTGACCGATCCCGCACGTGAGCGCCTGACCGTCTTCGACGCCGAGGGCACGCCCACCGGCGTCGCCGAGCGCGGCGAGGTCTACGCGCGCTCGCTGTGGCACGCGACGACCGCGGTCCTGCTCCGCTCCGCCGACGGCACGCGGGCCTACGTGCACCGGCGCACCGACACCAAGCTGGTCATGGCCGGGATGTGGGACTGCCTGGCCGGCGGGGTCCTCGACGAGGGCGAGACGCCCGACGCCGGCGCCGCCCGCGAGCTGGGCGAGGAGCTCGGCGTCACCGGTGTGCCGCTGGAGAAGCTCGCCGTGGTCCCCTTCGACGCCGCCGCGCTGGGCGTCGACACCGGGCCCGGCACCGGCCCGGACGGGCTGCGGGCCCACGTGCACGTCTACCGCGCCTTCTCCGACGGCCCGGTGACCCACCAGCCCTCGGAGGTGGCCGAGGGCGGCTGGTGGACCCTCGCCGAGCTGGTGGCCCGGGTCGGCACCCCGGACCGGCCCTGGGTCCCCGACGGCCTCTACGTCACCCGCCTCCTCCTGGCAGATCTCGTCCGTTAA
- the dop gene encoding depupylase/deamidase Dop: protein MGTEVEYGIAVPGDPTANPVVTSTQVVLAYAAAADVPRNRRARWDYEVESPLRDARGFDLSAPSLAPQLDTDLDDLGAANVILTNGARFYVDHAHPEYSTPEVLSPRDVVTWDKAGERIMLEAANRAATVPGAPRMQLYKNNVDGKGASYGSHENYLMARSTTFPSIVTGLTPFFVTRQVVCGAGRVGLGEQGDEAGYQIAQRSDYVEVEVGLETTLKRGIINTRDEPHADADKYRRLHVIIGDANLSEVATLLKVGTAALVLDMIEKGRSFEDLRLAEPVKSVSRISHDPTLQRTVPLADGRHLTALQVQQEYLARAVEHLEQTVSPRREEWDPDTREVVEEWESVLVDLERDPMLTADRLDWTAKLKLLEAYRERDGLTWASGRLGMVDLQYSDVRLAKGLYNRLVTRGSMRRLVTEEQVAAAMTEPPEDTRAYFRGTCMGRFPVEVAAASWDSVIFDLGRESLVRIPTLEPLRGTRKHVGELFEAVSTAEELVDKLTAS, encoded by the coding sequence ATGGGCACCGAGGTGGAGTACGGCATCGCCGTGCCGGGTGACCCCACCGCGAACCCCGTCGTCACCTCGACGCAGGTGGTGCTCGCCTACGCCGCCGCGGCGGACGTGCCCCGCAACCGTCGGGCGCGCTGGGACTACGAGGTCGAGTCGCCGCTGCGCGACGCCCGCGGGTTCGACCTGTCGGCGCCGTCGCTGGCGCCGCAGCTCGACACCGACCTCGACGACCTCGGTGCGGCGAACGTCATCCTCACCAACGGTGCGCGGTTCTACGTCGACCACGCCCACCCGGAGTACTCCACGCCCGAGGTGCTGTCCCCGCGCGATGTCGTGACCTGGGACAAGGCCGGCGAGCGGATCATGCTGGAGGCGGCGAACCGTGCGGCCACCGTGCCGGGCGCGCCGCGGATGCAGCTGTACAAGAACAACGTCGACGGCAAGGGCGCCAGCTACGGCTCCCACGAGAACTACCTGATGGCCCGCTCGACGACGTTCCCGTCGATCGTCACCGGGCTGACCCCGTTCTTCGTGACCCGCCAGGTCGTCTGCGGCGCCGGCCGGGTCGGCCTGGGCGAGCAGGGCGACGAGGCCGGCTACCAGATCGCCCAGCGCTCGGACTACGTCGAGGTCGAGGTCGGCCTGGAGACCACGCTCAAGCGCGGCATCATCAACACCCGCGACGAGCCGCACGCCGACGCCGACAAGTACCGCCGCCTGCACGTCATCATCGGCGACGCGAACCTGTCCGAGGTCGCGACGCTGCTCAAGGTCGGCACCGCCGCCCTGGTCCTCGACATGATCGAGAAGGGGCGCTCGTTCGAGGACCTGCGCCTGGCCGAGCCGGTGAAGTCGGTCTCGCGGATCAGCCACGACCCGACGCTGCAGCGGACCGTCCCGCTGGCCGACGGCCGTCACCTCACCGCACTGCAGGTCCAGCAGGAGTACCTGGCCCGCGCGGTCGAGCACCTGGAACAGACGGTCTCCCCGCGCCGCGAGGAGTGGGACCCCGACACCCGCGAGGTCGTCGAGGAGTGGGAGTCGGTGCTGGTCGACCTGGAGCGCGACCCGATGCTGACCGCCGACCGGCTCGACTGGACGGCCAAGCTCAAGCTGCTCGAGGCCTACCGCGAGCGCGACGGCCTGACCTGGGCGTCGGGCCGGCTCGGGATGGTCGACCTGCAGTACTCCGACGTCCGGCTGGCGAAGGGCCTCTACAACCGGCTGGTCACCCGAGGGTCGATGCGCCGGCTGGTCACCGAGGAGCAGGTCGCCGCGGCGATGACCGAGCCGCCCGAGGACACCCGGGCCTACTTCCGCGGCACCTGCATGGGCCGGTTCCCGGTCGAGGTCGCCGCCGCGTCGTGGGACTCGGTGATCTTCGACCTGGGGCGCGAGTCCCTGGTGCGGATCCCGACGCTGGAGCCGCTGCGCGGAACCCGCAAGCACGTGGGGGAGCTGTTCGAGGCGGTGTCGACGGCCGAGGAGCTGGTCGACAAGCTCACCGCCTCCTGA
- a CDS encoding ubiquitin-like protein Pup: protein MSQEQTKRQGGGDGDDESGENASGSGQERREKLGEDVDTILDEIDDVLEENAEDFVRSYVQKGGE, encoded by the coding sequence ATGTCCCAGGAGCAGACCAAGCGCCAGGGTGGCGGCGACGGAGACGACGAGTCCGGCGAGAACGCGTCCGGATCCGGCCAGGAGCGCCGCGAGAAGCTCGGTGAGGACGTCGACACCATCCTCGACGAGATCGACGACGTGCTGGAGGAGAACGCGGAGGACTTCGTGCGGTCCTACGTGCAGAAGGGCGGTGAGTGA
- the prcB gene encoding proteasome subunit beta produces the protein MEFRPSVTSGLVPGHHTGQLGTFLTGSQSFSDFVGGAAPHLLPGAGLDRTAGPGTSADALGVPHGTTIVALLFSGGVVIAGDRRATAGNVIAQRDIEKVFVTDTHSAVGIAGSAGIALEMVRLFSVDLEHYEKLEGVPLSLDGKANKLAGMVRQNLGAAMQGFVVVPLFAGYDTDAADPAQAGRIVTFDPTGGRYDENLGFHAVGSGSVFAKSSLKKLHDPTADLDGAVRTAIEALYDAADDDTATGGPDTVRRIYPVVVGITAEGSVRRDEAEIAAVVDQVIAGRRERPGGPSR, from the coding sequence ATGGAGTTCCGGCCGTCGGTCACCTCCGGGCTGGTGCCCGGGCACCACACGGGTCAGCTCGGCACCTTCCTGACCGGGTCGCAGTCGTTCTCCGACTTCGTCGGCGGCGCGGCCCCGCACCTGCTCCCCGGCGCGGGCCTGGACCGGACAGCCGGTCCCGGCACCTCCGCCGACGCCCTGGGCGTCCCGCACGGCACCACGATCGTCGCGCTGCTGTTCTCCGGCGGCGTCGTGATCGCCGGTGACCGGCGCGCGACCGCGGGCAACGTGATCGCCCAGCGCGACATCGAGAAGGTGTTCGTCACCGACACCCACTCCGCGGTCGGCATCGCCGGCTCCGCGGGGATCGCGCTGGAGATGGTCCGGCTGTTCTCGGTGGACCTCGAGCACTACGAGAAGCTCGAGGGCGTCCCGCTCTCGCTGGACGGCAAGGCCAACAAGCTCGCCGGGATGGTCCGCCAGAACCTGGGCGCGGCGATGCAGGGCTTCGTCGTCGTCCCGCTGTTCGCGGGCTACGACACCGACGCCGCCGACCCGGCCCAGGCCGGCCGGATCGTCACCTTCGACCCCACCGGCGGGCGGTACGACGAGAACCTCGGCTTCCACGCCGTGGGATCGGGCTCGGTGTTCGCCAAGTCCTCGCTGAAGAAGCTGCACGACCCGACCGCGGACCTCGACGGCGCGGTGCGCACCGCGATCGAGGCACTCTACGACGCCGCGGACGACGACACCGCCACCGGCGGGCCGGACACGGTGCGGCGCATCTACCCGGTGGTCGTCGGCATCACCGCCGAGGGCTCCGTGCGCCGCGACGAGGCCGAGATCGCCGCCGTCGTCGACCAGGTGATCGCCGGGCGCCGGGAGCGCCCGGGCGGCCCGTCCCGCTGA
- the prcA gene encoding proteasome subunit alpha: MTMPFYSSVDQLLRDRSELARKGISRGRSVVVLTYAGGVLFVAENRSTALHKVSEIYDKIGFAAVGRYNEFENLRTGGIRMADFRGFTYDRRDVTGRMLANAYAQALGTAFVEQQKPFEVELCVAEVGVEASGDQLYRITYDGSITDEPRFVVMGGQTEPISQKLSETYAHGLELGAAIEVALGGLQVPGADPASAGNGANAQPRVLGAEALEVAVLDRTRPRRTFRRLEGAALADLLPAANRGTEEPEPDVAGGDDSPAAGGALGGDGAS, translated from the coding sequence ATGACGATGCCGTTCTACTCCTCCGTCGACCAGCTGCTGCGCGACCGTTCCGAGCTGGCCCGTAAGGGCATCTCGCGCGGCCGCAGCGTGGTCGTGCTGACCTACGCCGGTGGCGTGCTGTTCGTCGCGGAGAACCGGTCGACGGCCCTGCACAAGGTCTCCGAGATCTACGACAAGATCGGCTTCGCCGCGGTCGGCCGGTACAACGAGTTCGAGAACCTGCGCACCGGCGGGATCCGGATGGCCGACTTCCGCGGGTTCACCTACGACCGGCGCGACGTGACCGGCCGGATGCTGGCCAACGCCTACGCCCAGGCGCTGGGCACCGCGTTCGTCGAGCAGCAGAAGCCGTTCGAGGTGGAGCTGTGCGTCGCCGAGGTGGGCGTCGAGGCCTCCGGGGACCAGCTGTACCGGATCACCTACGACGGCTCGATCACCGACGAGCCGCGGTTCGTCGTCATGGGCGGGCAGACCGAGCCGATCTCGCAGAAGCTCTCCGAGACCTACGCGCACGGCCTGGAGCTGGGCGCGGCGATCGAGGTCGCGCTCGGCGGGCTGCAGGTGCCCGGGGCGGACCCGGCGTCGGCCGGCAACGGCGCGAACGCGCAGCCGCGGGTCCTGGGCGCCGAGGCGCTCGAGGTCGCGGTGCTCGACCGGACCCGCCCGCGGCGGACCTTCCGTCGTCTCGAGGGGGCGGCGCTGGCGGACCTGCTGCCGGCCGCGAACCGCGGCACCGAGGAACCGGAGCCCGACGTGGCGGGCGGGGACGACAGCCCGGCCGCCGGTGGGGCGCTGGGTGGGGACGGGGCGTCCTGA
- a CDS encoding type II toxin-antitoxin system HicB family antitoxin — MDTARTVTAAVVKDGEWYVARCLEIEVASQGETVDEALANLREAPEPYFEDDEVPASFEHPPVTPIEIRIPA; from the coding sequence ATGGACACCGCTCGCACCGTGACCGCCGCAGTGGTGAAGGACGGCGAGTGGTACGTCGCCCGCTGCCTGGAGATCGAGGTCGCCAGCCAGGGCGAGACGGTCGACGAGGCGCTGGCCAACCTCCGTGAGGCCCCGGAGCCGTACTTCGAGGACGACGAGGTGCCCGCCAGCTTCGAGCACCCCCCGGTGACGCCCATCGAGATCCGCATCCCTGCGTGA
- a CDS encoding LLM class flavin-dependent oxidoreductase — MSEIVFGMDTFGDVPVGDDGTLLSHPQAIRQVVDEVVLADGVGVDVVALGEHHRPEYAISTPETVLAGIATRTSRIRLSSGVTVLSSDDPVRVYQRFATLDALSDGRAEVIVGRGSFTESFPLFGYSMNDYERLFEEKLELFVQLLDEKPVIWPGGTRAAIDGIEVFPTTGRRLPVWVGVGGSPESVVRTARHDLGLMLAIIGGPAGRFAPYVDLYHRAVEQFGHAAKPVGMHSPGFVADTDAEAKEIFFAPYKAQMDRIGAQRGWPPLDRARFEAEVANGALHVGSPETVARRIADSVRSLGAQRFDLIYTVGPQPISARLRAVELYGTRVIPMVRDMLA, encoded by the coding sequence ATGAGCGAGATCGTCTTCGGCATGGACACCTTCGGCGACGTCCCGGTGGGCGACGACGGCACGCTGCTGTCGCACCCGCAGGCCATCCGCCAGGTCGTCGACGAGGTGGTGCTGGCCGACGGGGTGGGCGTCGACGTCGTCGCGCTGGGGGAGCACCACCGCCCCGAGTACGCGATCTCCACCCCGGAGACGGTGCTCGCCGGCATCGCGACCCGGACGTCCCGGATCCGGCTGTCCTCCGGCGTCACCGTCCTCAGCTCGGACGACCCGGTGCGGGTGTACCAGCGCTTCGCCACGCTCGACGCGCTGTCCGACGGCCGCGCCGAGGTGATCGTCGGCCGCGGATCGTTCACCGAGTCCTTCCCGCTGTTCGGCTACTCCATGAACGACTACGAGCGGCTGTTCGAGGAGAAGCTCGAGCTGTTCGTGCAGCTCCTCGACGAGAAGCCGGTGATCTGGCCGGGTGGGACCCGCGCCGCGATCGACGGCATCGAGGTCTTCCCGACCACCGGCCGCCGGCTGCCCGTGTGGGTCGGCGTCGGCGGCTCGCCGGAGTCGGTGGTGCGCACCGCCCGCCACGACCTCGGCCTGATGCTGGCCATCATCGGCGGCCCCGCCGGACGGTTCGCGCCCTACGTCGACCTCTACCACCGCGCCGTCGAGCAGTTCGGGCACGCGGCGAAGCCGGTGGGCATGCACTCACCGGGCTTCGTCGCCGACACCGACGCCGAGGCGAAGGAGATCTTCTTCGCCCCGTACAAGGCGCAGATGGACCGGATCGGCGCCCAGCGCGGCTGGCCCCCGCTGGACCGCGCCCGGTTCGAGGCCGAGGTCGCCAACGGGGCGCTGCACGTCGGGTCCCCGGAGACGGTGGCCCGCCGCATCGCCGACTCGGTGCGCTCGCTGGGCGCCCAGCGCTTCGACCTGATCTACACCGTCGGCCCGCAGCCGATCTCGGCCCGCCTCCGTGCAGTCGAGCTGTACGGCACCCGCGTGATCCCGATGGTCCGCGACATGCTCGCCTGA
- a CDS encoding LysR family transcriptional regulator: MISWDRLRVFDAVAEHGSVGAAAAALHITGPAVTQQLRKLERETGTRLVEPDGRGIRLTAAGHVLAGHAAAAAATVAGAERDLAALHDDAAGPLRIGSVASALRTLLPEVIDGLAAAHPRLVPTVDDGEVVDLLPALQSRDLDAVLMESWTQAPTRLPAGIRVTALATEPAMLAVPADDPLTGPDPVPLRTLAERVWTSGPVGTEPYAALLQLLRGVGFEPDIRYRVGDFATQLALVRARLAIALVPGMAVAGSAVPGGTGPVPVTADDGVRLLPCRPAAGRSLVLATRGSDADLPALRALVDGLRAAAARIIPA, translated from the coding sequence GTGATCTCCTGGGACAGGCTGCGCGTGTTCGACGCCGTCGCCGAGCACGGCTCGGTCGGCGCCGCCGCGGCCGCACTGCACATCACCGGGCCGGCGGTGACCCAGCAGCTGCGCAAGCTCGAACGCGAGACCGGCACCCGGCTCGTCGAACCGGACGGGCGCGGCATCCGGCTCACCGCCGCCGGGCACGTGCTGGCCGGGCACGCGGCCGCCGCGGCGGCGACCGTCGCCGGTGCCGAACGCGACCTCGCCGCCCTGCACGACGACGCCGCCGGACCGCTGCGGATCGGCTCGGTCGCGAGCGCGCTGCGCACGCTGCTGCCCGAGGTCATCGACGGGCTGGCCGCCGCACACCCCCGGCTGGTCCCCACCGTCGACGACGGCGAGGTCGTCGACCTGCTGCCCGCCCTGCAGTCCCGCGACCTGGACGCGGTGCTCATGGAGAGCTGGACGCAGGCCCCGACCCGGCTGCCCGCCGGGATCCGGGTGACCGCACTGGCCACCGAGCCCGCGATGCTCGCCGTCCCGGCCGACGACCCGCTCACCGGGCCCGACCCGGTGCCGCTGCGCACCCTGGCCGAACGGGTGTGGACCTCCGGCCCGGTCGGCACCGAGCCCTACGCGGCGCTGCTGCAGCTGCTGCGCGGTGTCGGGTTCGAGCCGGACATCCGCTACCGGGTCGGCGACTTCGCCACCCAGCTGGCGCTGGTCCGCGCGCGGCTCGCGATCGCGCTGGTCCCGGGCATGGCGGTGGCGGGGTCGGCCGTCCCCGGCGGCACCGGCCCGGTCCCGGTCACCGCCGACGACGGCGTCCGGCTGCTCCCCTGCCGGCCCGCGGCGGGCCGCTCCCTGGTGCTGGCCACCCGCGGGTCCGACGCCGACCTGCCCGCGCTGCGCGCCCTGGTCGACGGCCTGCGCGCCGCCGCAGCCCGCATCATCCCCGCCTGA
- a CDS encoding DMT family transporter, translating into MNARTAPDPHSALLLLAGASVLAWTGILVAMAGTDPATASFWRCVLALVVLGPWALAEYRRVGGLPLATVGTSLLSGVFLGADFLLWTHAVLDAGAGIANVVLNIQVLALPLIAWVVAGERIPRRLVYAAPLLLGGIALAGGVLGAGVGGPEPVRGAVLGTLAGIAYAGFLHLNRSVSRRRPRHLVTPVALATVGAGLTCGLVGVAGGGIAVALPATTWAWLIVLALTGQVVSWVLIGRGSAGLAPGTAGALLLVHPVLSVVLGMLVLGETLTGWQAAGCALVVATVAALVGPTGTAGRLRRMVDRHERAWATLTPRV; encoded by the coding sequence GTGAACGCACGCACCGCCCCCGACCCGCACTCCGCCCTGCTCCTGCTCGCCGGCGCCTCCGTCCTGGCCTGGACCGGCATCCTCGTCGCGATGGCGGGTACCGACCCGGCGACGGCGTCGTTCTGGCGGTGCGTGCTCGCCCTGGTCGTTCTGGGTCCGTGGGCACTGGCCGAGTACCGGCGGGTGGGTGGGCTCCCGCTCGCGACGGTCGGCACCTCGCTGCTGTCCGGGGTGTTCCTGGGTGCGGACTTCCTGCTCTGGACCCACGCGGTGCTCGACGCGGGCGCCGGGATCGCGAACGTCGTGCTCAACATCCAGGTGCTGGCGCTGCCGCTGATCGCCTGGGTCGTCGCGGGCGAGCGGATCCCGCGCAGGCTGGTGTACGCCGCGCCGCTGCTGCTGGGCGGCATCGCCCTGGCCGGCGGGGTGCTCGGCGCCGGTGTCGGGGGGCCGGAACCGGTGCGTGGCGCGGTGCTCGGCACCCTCGCCGGGATCGCCTACGCCGGCTTCCTGCACCTGAACCGCTCGGTGTCGCGGCGCCGTCCGCGCCACCTGGTGACCCCGGTCGCGCTGGCGACCGTCGGGGCCGGGCTGACCTGCGGGCTCGTCGGCGTCGCCGGGGGCGGGATCGCGGTCGCACTGCCCGCGACGACATGGGCCTGGCTGATCGTGCTGGCCCTGACCGGGCAGGTCGTGTCCTGGGTGCTGATCGGGCGCGGCTCGGCCGGGCTGGCGCCGGGCACCGCGGGCGCGCTGCTGCTGGTGCACCCGGTGTTGTCGGTGGTGCTCGGCATGCTGGTGCTCGGGGAGACCCTCACCGGCTGGCAGGCCGCGGGCTGCGCGCTGGTCGTCGCCACCGTCGCCGCACTGGTCGGCCCGACCGGGACCGCGGGGCGGCTGCGCCGGATGGTGGACCGGCACGAGCGGGCCTGGGCCACGCTCACCCCGCGCGTCTGA
- the fdhD gene encoding formate dehydrogenase accessory sulfurtransferase FdhD — protein sequence MGRLTVRRPVLHLNADGSTRSRPDTLVAEEPLELRVGGKALTVTMRTPGHDVELAHGFLLTEGVIGSGLDLAGARYCNSVDEQGRNTYNVLDVDLAEGVAPPDVSVERNFYTTSSCGVCGKASLDAVKLKTRHSPAADPLRIGRELLLELPDRLREHQKVFGSTGGLHAAALFDAGGGLLAAREDVGRHNAVDKVLGRMVMDGRVPAAGTVLMVSGRASFELVQKAVMAGVPMLAAVSAPSSLAVELAEESGMTLVGFLRGDTGNVYTGAERIDL from the coding sequence ATGGGACGGCTCACCGTGCGGCGCCCGGTGCTGCACTTGAACGCGGACGGCAGCACCCGCTCGCGGCCGGACACCCTCGTCGCCGAGGAACCGCTGGAGCTGCGCGTCGGGGGGAAGGCGCTGACGGTCACGATGCGCACCCCCGGCCACGACGTGGAGCTCGCGCACGGCTTCCTGCTGACCGAAGGTGTGATCGGCTCCGGGCTGGACCTGGCCGGGGCCCGCTACTGCAACTCCGTCGACGAGCAGGGCCGCAACACCTACAACGTGCTCGACGTCGACCTGGCCGAGGGCGTCGCCCCGCCGGACGTGTCGGTGGAGCGCAACTTCTACACGACCTCGTCGTGTGGGGTGTGCGGGAAGGCGTCGCTGGACGCGGTGAAGCTCAAGACCCGCCACTCCCCGGCCGCGGACCCGCTGCGGATCGGCCGGGAGCTGCTGCTGGAGCTGCCCGACCGGCTGCGCGAGCACCAGAAGGTCTTCGGCTCCACCGGTGGGCTGCACGCCGCCGCCCTGTTCGACGCCGGCGGCGGCCTGCTCGCCGCCCGCGAGGACGTGGGCCGGCACAACGCGGTGGACAAGGTGCTGGGCCGGATGGTGATGGACGGCCGGGTGCCCGCCGCGGGCACCGTGCTGATGGTGTCCGGGCGGGCGTCGTTCGAGCTCGTGCAGAAGGCCGTGATGGCCGGGGTGCCGATGCTCGCGGCCGTGTCGGCGCCGTCGTCGCTGGCGGTGGAGCTGGCCGAGGAGTCGGGGATGACCCTGGTCGGGTTCCTGCGCGGCGACACCGGCAACGTCTACACCGGGGCCGAGCGCATCGACCTGTGA
- the mobA gene encoding molybdenum cofactor guanylyltransferase, producing MRGYGGRRPGAGIVPAGGASSRMGTAKASLDWHGAALLTRTVAVLGRAVDGPLVVVRAAGQDLPELPPGTEVVDDPVPGLGPLPAIGAGLAAVSGRAQVAFVASVDLPLLHPAFVARVLDLRGDHDVALPEAFGHHQPLAAAYATTLAPVIDGLTAAGQGRPPSLFERVSVRRIGEQTLRSDPVLARLDPDLASLTNVNTPGELAAARARPLPAVRLHGGGRVRTVRARTAGELGRPVAVAGRTGSLPPWFPLVTGDELVVV from the coding sequence GTGCGCGGGTACGGGGGGCGGCGGCCGGGGGCGGGGATCGTGCCGGCGGGCGGTGCCTCGTCGCGGATGGGGACGGCGAAGGCGTCGCTGGACTGGCACGGGGCGGCGCTGCTGACCCGCACCGTCGCCGTCCTGGGCCGGGCGGTGGACGGGCCGCTGGTCGTGGTCCGCGCCGCCGGGCAGGACCTGCCGGAGCTCCCGCCGGGCACCGAGGTCGTCGACGACCCGGTGCCGGGCCTCGGCCCGCTGCCCGCGATCGGGGCCGGGCTCGCCGCCGTCTCGGGCCGGGCGCAGGTGGCGTTCGTCGCGTCGGTCGACCTGCCGCTGCTGCATCCCGCGTTCGTCGCCCGGGTGCTGGACCTGCGCGGGGACCACGACGTCGCGCTGCCCGAGGCGTTCGGGCACCACCAGCCGCTCGCCGCCGCCTACGCCACCACGCTCGCCCCGGTGATCGACGGGCTGACCGCGGCCGGGCAGGGGCGCCCGCCGTCGCTGTTCGAGCGGGTCTCGGTCCGCCGGATCGGCGAGCAGACCCTGCGCAGCGACCCGGTGCTGGCCCGCCTCGACCCGGACCTGGCGTCGCTGACCAACGTCAACACCCCCGGCGAGCTCGCCGCGGCCCGCGCCCGCCCGCTGCCCGCAGTACGGCTGCACGGCGGCGGCCGGGTCCGCACCGTCCGCGCCCGCACTGCGGGGGAGCTGGGGCGCCCGGTGGCCGTCGCGGGCCGGACCGGGTCGCTGCCGCCGTGGTTCCCGCTGGTGACCGGCGACGAGCTCGTCGTGGTATGA